One Cellulosimicrobium protaetiae genomic region harbors:
- a CDS encoding DMT family transporter: MTPSAPASGPATRVTLAALVAAGSGAVLSLQGRLNGDLAAAGTGPVVAAWLSYVGTLLATVLVVVALRRTRSTLDVVRTSASWWWFAVGLCSVPIVVAMAAGVPLVGVAVASVCSVAGQTVAGLALDARGVGLSAPLRLTPRRAAAGLAALVGLGVAVLGGATTDAGWGAVLAGVALFVGGAVLCGQQAGNGRVTQLTGDPVVATLTSVTGGLVGISVVCALVAALGGLDGVTLPGQWWLYLGGPLGTLITVAAAFAVRHLGTFVLTITVVGGQMVMAVLLDVLGVVGLRWQTVVATAVVGIAVLLVVQRPGARTSA, translated from the coding sequence GTGACCCCGTCCGCACCCGCGTCCGGCCCGGCGACCCGCGTCACCCTCGCGGCGCTCGTCGCCGCGGGCAGCGGCGCCGTGCTGTCGCTCCAGGGCCGCCTCAACGGCGACCTCGCCGCCGCGGGGACGGGGCCTGTGGTCGCCGCCTGGCTCTCCTACGTCGGGACACTCCTCGCGACCGTGCTCGTGGTGGTCGCCCTTCGGCGTACCCGGTCCACGCTCGACGTCGTGCGCACCTCGGCGTCCTGGTGGTGGTTCGCGGTCGGGCTGTGCAGCGTCCCGATCGTCGTCGCCATGGCCGCCGGGGTCCCGCTCGTCGGCGTCGCGGTCGCGTCCGTGTGCTCGGTCGCGGGCCAGACGGTCGCGGGCCTCGCGCTCGACGCGCGGGGCGTCGGGCTCTCCGCCCCGCTGCGGCTCACGCCGCGCCGGGCCGCCGCGGGCCTCGCGGCGCTCGTCGGCCTGGGCGTCGCGGTGCTCGGTGGCGCGACGACCGACGCGGGGTGGGGCGCCGTCCTCGCCGGGGTCGCGCTGTTCGTCGGCGGCGCCGTCCTGTGCGGGCAGCAGGCCGGGAACGGCCGGGTCACACAGCTCACGGGCGACCCGGTCGTCGCGACCCTCACCTCTGTCACGGGCGGGCTCGTCGGCATCTCCGTCGTCTGCGCGCTCGTCGCGGCCCTCGGCGGGCTCGACGGCGTCACGCTCCCCGGGCAGTGGTGGCTCTACCTGGGCGGCCCGCTCGGGACGCTCATCACCGTGGCGGCCGCGTTCGCGGTGCGCCACCTCGGCACGTTCGTCCTCACGATCACGGTCGTCGGCGGCCAGATGGTCATGGCCGTCCTGCTCGACGTCCTCGGAGTGGTCGGGCTGCGGTGGCAGACCGTCGTCGCGACGGCGGTCGTCGGGATCGCGGTCCTGCTGGTGGTCCAGCGCCCGGGTGCGCGCACGTCGGCCTGA
- the epsC gene encoding serine O-acetyltransferase EpsC gives MTDPRPHHRTVGYRLRRFVRVLGEDLEAARRRDPAARSRLEVALAYPGVHAVWAYRLAHRMWREPLLRLPARLVSQVARALTGVEIHPGARIGRRLFIDHGMGVVVGETAVVGDDVVLFHTSTLGGRSMKRGKRHPTLGDRVVVGAGAKILGPVWVGDDVQVGANAVVVKDVPAGAVAVGVPARIRMPATTPAARDAVEDPSLLIEYVI, from the coding sequence GTGACCGACCCACGGCCCCACCACCGGACGGTCGGCTACCGGCTGCGCCGGTTCGTGCGCGTGCTCGGCGAGGACCTCGAGGCGGCCCGACGGCGCGACCCCGCCGCCCGCAGCCGCCTCGAGGTCGCGCTGGCGTACCCGGGCGTGCACGCCGTGTGGGCCTACCGGCTCGCGCACCGCATGTGGCGCGAGCCGCTCCTGCGCCTCCCGGCCCGCCTGGTCTCTCAGGTGGCACGGGCGCTGACCGGCGTGGAGATCCATCCCGGCGCGCGCATCGGCAGGCGGCTCTTCATCGACCACGGCATGGGGGTCGTCGTGGGCGAGACGGCGGTCGTCGGCGACGACGTGGTGCTCTTCCACACGTCCACGCTCGGCGGTCGGTCGATGAAGCGCGGCAAGCGGCACCCGACGCTCGGGGACCGTGTGGTGGTCGGGGCGGGGGCGAAGATCCTCGGGCCGGTCTGGGTCGGCGACGACGTGCAGGTGGGGGCCAACGCCGTCGTCGTCAAGGACGTGCCTGCCGGTGCGGTCGCGGTCGGTGTCCCGGCGAGGATCCGGATGCCCGCGACGA
- the cysK gene encoding cysteine synthase A, with the protein MARIYDDVTKLVGNTPLVRLNKLTEGLGATVVGKLEFYNPANSVKDRIGVAIIDAAEASGDLKPGGTIVEATSGNTGIALAMVGAARGYDVVLTMPETMSKERRALLRAFGAELILTPGSEGMKGAVNKADEVVAEREGAILARQFANEANPEIHRRTTAEEIWADTDGAVDIVVAGIGTGGTITGVGQVLKERKPGVQVVAVEPEESAILNGGQPGPHKIQGIGANFVPEILDTSVYDEVIDVNAETAVEYARRAAKEEGLLVGISSGAAIAAALQLAARPENAGKLIVTIIPSFGERYLSSVLYADLLD; encoded by the coding sequence ATGGCACGCATCTACGACGACGTCACGAAGCTCGTCGGCAACACCCCCCTCGTCCGACTCAACAAGCTCACCGAGGGCCTCGGCGCGACGGTCGTCGGCAAGCTCGAGTTCTACAACCCGGCGAACTCCGTCAAGGACCGCATCGGGGTCGCGATCATCGACGCCGCCGAGGCCTCGGGCGACCTCAAGCCGGGCGGGACGATCGTCGAGGCGACGTCCGGCAACACCGGGATCGCGCTCGCGATGGTCGGCGCGGCGCGCGGCTACGACGTCGTGCTGACGATGCCGGAGACGATGTCGAAGGAGCGCCGTGCGCTGCTGCGGGCGTTCGGCGCAGAGCTCATCCTCACCCCGGGCTCGGAGGGCATGAAGGGCGCGGTCAACAAGGCCGACGAGGTGGTCGCCGAGCGCGAGGGCGCGATCCTCGCGCGCCAGTTCGCCAACGAGGCGAACCCCGAGATCCACCGGCGCACGACGGCCGAGGAGATCTGGGCGGACACCGACGGCGCGGTCGACATCGTGGTCGCGGGCATCGGCACGGGCGGCACGATCACGGGCGTCGGGCAGGTGCTCAAGGAGCGCAAGCCGGGCGTGCAGGTCGTGGCGGTCGAGCCGGAGGAGTCGGCGATCCTCAACGGCGGCCAGCCCGGCCCGCACAAGATCCAGGGCATCGGCGCGAACTTCGTGCCCGAGATCCTCGACACCTCGGTCTACGACGAGGTCATCGACGTCAACGCCGAGACCGCCGTCGAGTACGCGCGCCGCGCCGCGAAGGAGGAGGGCCTGCTGGTCGGCATCTCGTCCGGCGCCGCGATCGCCGCCGCGCTCCAGCTCGCCGCGCGCCCCGAGAACGCGGGCAAGCTCATCGTGACGATCATCCCGTCGTTCGGCGAGCGCTACCTGTCCTCCGTGCTCTACGCCGACCTGCTGGACTGA